A stretch of Nilaparvata lugens isolate BPH chromosome 12, ASM1435652v1, whole genome shotgun sequence DNA encodes these proteins:
- the LOC111060062 gene encoding RING finger protein 141 produces MGQNGSSSEKGLVSEVVDVQEEIVRHARSFTEIATLSYDDLKAHLDQLNTLSQQCMDSDGMQLIFAIQKGTDSSALFWKSRVRIVCIKIDLETKEIDSYRVMSLNEFLKVFKSLNNQCMAAQCISSCEEATEEAEDDRPSTSAGQGVTNDPARVTNDPLTASRLMREVDRVKNDCDPLQLECCICFERKPNTMLPCTHAYCKQCIEQWNMNHKTYTICREEVKSNDDSWVISEAPNSLEISEEIASTLMDIVGSKGQ; encoded by the exons ATGGGGCAAAACGGCAGCAGTTCTGAGAAAGGACTGGTGTCAGAAGTCGTCGATGTACAGGAAGAAATAGTTCGACATGCAAGATCTTTCACCGAAATTGCAACTCTCAGCTATGATGACTTGAAGGCTCATCTTGATCAATTGAACACATT GTCTCAGCAATGTATGGATTCAGACGGTATGCAGCTTATATTCGCCATACAGAAAGGTACCGACTCTTCTGCCCTTTTTTGGAAGTCTAGAGTACGAATTGTATGCATCAAAATCGATCTGGAGACCAAGGAAATCGATAGCTACCGTGTCATGAGTTTGAACGAGTTTCTCaag gtgTTCAAATCACTCAACAACCAATGTATGGCGGCCCAGTGCATATCTAGTTGTGAGGAGGCAACGGAGGAGGCAGAAGATGATCGACCTTCAACGTCGGCTGGCCAGGGAGTCACAAATGACCCCGCCCGGGTCACAAATGACCCGCTGACCGCGTCACGACTCATGCGAGAGGTGGACCGGGTCAAGAATGACTGTGACCCTTTGCAGCTTGAGTGTTGCATCTGTTTCGAAAGAAAGCCGAATACGATGTTGCCGTGTACGCATGCCTATTGCAAGCAGTGTATCGAGCAATG GAATATGAACCACAAAACTTATACTATCTGCCGGGAGGAGGTGAAGAGTAACGACGATTCTTGGGTGATATCCGAAGCACCCAACTCACTGGAAATCAGCGAGGAAATCGCCTCTACCCTCATGGACATAGTGGGCAGCAAGGGGCAATGA
- the LOC111055936 gene encoding proline-rich protein HaeIII subfamily 1-like, protein MNILLKILIYLSVVFIVSTRGYPAAPSPPSPPSSSSSYSPPPTPPPPAQPRRKTLLDKVTEGYPPPRDPAPMYLVTGEGQYGPSPRPYKKPRSTNPNAMRPAGWLGRPSNPQLGQSSRSQMGQLPPQSGQLPPMPRSPTESPDATRQRRGTGGTGVTGGTGTATDPHVVDD, encoded by the exons ATGAATatcttattgaaaattcttATCTACCTCAGCGTGGTTTTCATT GTTAGTACTAGGGGCTACCCTgctgctccttctcctccttctcctccttcttcttcttcttcttattctcctcctcctacccctCCTCCTCCCGCTCAACCCAGGCGTAAAACCCTGCTAGATAAGGTTACTGAAGGATATCCTCCTCCCAGAGATCCTGCACCCATGTATCTGGTGACCGGGGAAGGCCAGTATGGACCATCACCACGTCCATATAAAAAACCAAGAAGTACAAATCCCAACGCAATGAGACCTGCTGGTTGGTTGGGACGACCATCAAACCCACAATTGGGACAATCATCAAGATCACAGATGGGACAATTGCCACCACAATCGGGACAATTGCCTCCAATGCCACGCTCTCCAACAGAATCACCAGACGCGACACGACAAAGACGAGGAACCGGGGGAACCGGTGTGACCGGGGGGACCGGAACCGCGACTGACCCCCATGTTGTGGATGATTAG